GGCTCCTTTTAAGGAGGAAAACATATTAGAAAACGTTAACTCAAAACCTACACCGTCAATTATCTCAAGAAACGCTGATAAAAGCGCATGTACTGATGCACATAAAAGCGCACATAATAAAGAACCAGGAATTTCGTCAAACACAGTGAAAAGGTTGATCTTCCAATCGAAGCGCAACAAAAATTGCGCGAACTTGGTTATGGAGTCCATTAGGACTTAACCATACATGGGGGGAGTTGATCATATGCGTAGTCACGCATATGAAATAAATCTCATAAGTTGCGCCACTAAGACTGCCCAAGTAACAAGGTATGCGCAATAAGTTGCGTATTGGACGCATGGTTTGATAGCGTGTGTTCACGCATCACTTAACTGTAATTTGTAGGATTCGATATCATTAAAGCGCATACCGCATATATTTGGAAACCCCTCTAAATAAGAGGTTTGAGCACTCATTTGTGGTTGTTGAACCTTGATTCCTCGAGAGTATATTATCATTATGTTCAAGCTAATTCAAATCATTCTGACACTTTAATAAAGGTAATTTAAAGGTTAAGACTGGGATAGGGTGATTGACCATTCGAAATGAGATTTTCGAATGAAATAAAATTATAAGGTCTCCAAAACATATCAACAACACCAACctcattgcatcctaatttgactTTATGGTTGAATTTAGGCTCGATCAATTGTAAATTGTAAATCAAGTTGTCCTTGACCGTCTGATTCATGAGTCGATGAAGGTTAGATACGTCAGCTTTCAAGCGTACATCCATGAATTTAAGAAAAATTCGTTTACGATCGATAATACACACACAAAAAATATGACAAATGCATTACTGTTGTATGTGATATTACCTACACATTCAATTTTTAATATAGTGACCTTTCTACATCTAAAAGGACACTTCCTCCATCTCACTTTTTCTCTATATAATCTCCTCATTTTGTTTATTTGTAGGTTGCAAGGATTCTTCAAAAGGCTACCTTTTCAGAGTAAGTCCATATATAAATATTTGTTATTTATCTTCATCAATTATTACTTTGCCTGCAAAGTTTATATAAGTAGATGAAGATGACACATCTATCCGGTACACTTTGATATATCCATCAAAAGATTATGCATTGAAATGTTATATTGTATATATACATAATGCACAATTTTACCGaattaattaaaatttatgattgatATGTCACTGCCTTAAGTATATCTATATAATTCTATGGATTTTTCAAGATTTGTTTGGCATAATTTACAATTTCATTTAACGTATatcaaaaaattaaaatttaaCCCTTCAAAATAACTTATATTTTTGTTCCCATCATTTGATACATAATAAAGTGGAGGAAAATAATTGATTTTTCATCACCACATAAATGGTCCACTTTTGATTAAAATCAAACGTGACATTTTACCCCATATTGTGTATTAAAATGCTAGTCCTAATTATCTTGGAACGGAAAAATCAATACTAAAAAATCATTAATAGTGAATATTCAAATGGTCCACTCGATATTAGACCCCATATATATCCCAACTATTACATTTTCCCCAACCAaccaaaaataatatatatttttggataaATATTAAATTAAGATTTTAAGGAATATTGTTAATAAACGATCTTTTTGTTACTCTAAAAGAAAATTTGTTTCTTTAATTAGCCAATAAATGTTTTGAGGCATTATACAAAGACAAAAAATTTGTCATATTGTCCCTTAACATAAAAGTTTGTTGTATTTTGGTTTTGCATATGTCCTAAGCCGAGTTTTACTCTTCGTGTTCTTGTAAGGGGTTCCCCTAAGGGGCTCGTGTTATATATTttttgcttttcgaaaaaaaaaaataaaaaaaaattttggttTTGCATATATGTAAAATACACGGACACGTATACTTATGTAATCAAATTCTAATGGCAAATGTAGCACTGCATGTTACTCATGTTACTACCTTACAAAAATCCACCACTGTTAATATCTATATACTCTCATTTCATGTTCATATTTGAATaacaaaatttgacttttttttttttttatcaaaggtAGAATAAAATTATGAACCCAAAATGAGATTAATTTCTACAGTCTAAAAAAAAATAATTGATAAACTATTATTGGTTTTTATGTGCTTGTTTAATAAGGAGTTGTACTATATATAGGCcggtactaataattatattttgtcTATTTTTTTACAGAAGGGTGTACTATATTTTTTTGGTCACTTAACATTCAAGAATGGTTGCATTTGGTAAAAAGTTGAAGGAATTGCAGATCCAAGAATGGCAAGGGTAACGTTCTTAAATTccttaattagtatttattatactcCGTATATCTTTAAGTTAAAAAAAGAATTACTCTGTATTATATTACCAATCTTGCAGCATGCTTTGTCAAAATAGTACTGTATATAATTACCAAATGCAGTTCCTACTTTTATAGATTATTGGTATTCAAGTTTACTTATTGTGTATTTGTTTGTAGATATTACATAGATTACAAGATACTAAAGAAGAAAGTAAAGCGTTACACTCAACAAAATGAGGTTGTTGTTCAGGATCGCGATTATGTTCTACGTGATTTCTCCCAAATGCTTGATGAACAGGTATATATGTGTCTATAACACCGTTGAAAAATCTCATATCGGTTTTGCACATGACATATGTTGGGTCCATAAAAAATCATTGGCCTTTATAGATACAACATATTATTGGACTACATATCATCTCAAGATAGCCTAGTTGTCACTAGAGTCTCAGATTCAAACCTCAGTAGCAGCATATCGATGAAAGCCTTCATGTCAGCCTTTAAACAAGTGAATGGATTTTTTTTTCCCGATGGCCAGAGAAAAGGGTCAAAAACAGTAATAACCCGGTTATGCAATGTAAAAACCGCGTAGTCTGAACAGAAAAACCTGATATGTCTCACAAGAGAACTAAATTTGTAGTTAAGCGCCTTACCAGAATGGTTTTTTAGTTGCCAAGTTCATTTATATTACAAGGTTGTATTAATTTGATTTACTTAATCTTGTTCCATTTCAGATTGAGAAGGTTGTTCTTTTTTTATTAATACGACAAGGTCAACTCGCGAGTAGACTATCAGCTCTTGCTGACCATTATGATGAGTCCCTTTCCGATGAACCGCGTCATGAATCAATAATGGAACTACGAGAATCATATCGAGACGTAGGAAGAGATCTTTTGAGGCTCTTATTCTTTGTTGAAATGAACGCTATTGGACTAAGGAAGATTCTTAAGAAGTTTGATAAGCGGTTTGGATATAGATTCACAGATTACTACGTCAAGACTCGAGCAAACCATCCTTATTCTCAACTCCGACAAGTGTTTAAGCACGTGGTAAAACACTATAAACATAAAAAAGAAAAAACAATCACCTGTGTTTGTacggtgtgtgtgtgtatatatatatatatatatatgtgtgtgtgtgtgtgtgtatatatatatatatatatatatatatatatatatatattactttatgcACTACTTATTTGTGCAGGGTGTATCAGCAGTTGTGGGATCAATAACTAGGAACCTTGCGGATCTGCAAGATAATAACAGACGTTACGTATCAATTTATGATTATCCAACTCTTCATATCTCGGTATTAATGAGGATTTCTTCATACTGTAAATTCCATATATTTATTAGAAATGGCAAAATGGGCGGGTCTTACATGTCATGTGCTGGATCAAATTGGGTTCCTTTTTCGTACGGGTCAAACTGGCGGTTGGGTTGTCCCAAAACACCTTTTCTCTTATTTCACCATATTATGTAAGTAGACATTGTGTTAGATATGCTTACGAATGTTATAATTTACATGTTTAATATACATGGGTATAAATTGCCACCCTTAAGACTTATGCAGAATACCTTATAATCATTCTTACTGTAAAATACAGGATCCTATAATTGAATCAATTAAAGAAGCTGAAAGTCGACTAATGAACTCGACCGACTTCCTTCACTACTTGGGAAAACATGCATTTATTATGCAAGACGAGTTACCATCGCCTTCATCAAAAGAACATCATGTTATGAACGAGCGTTACCATTTTATGTCGCTTATTTTAAACTTGGTGAATACTTTTTTGTATATGGTCAATACATACATTATTGTCCCAACAGCGGACGATTATTCTATGAGCCTAGGAGCTGCAGCGACCGTTTGTGGGGTCGTGATTGGATCAATGGCTGTGGCACAAGTTTTCTCATCGGTTTATTTTAGTGCTTGGTCTAATAAATCGTATATCCGGCCTCTTATATTCAGCAGCATTGTTCTTCTTATGGGCAACACTATGTATGCCCTTGCTTATGATCTTAACTCGATATATGTTCTTCTCGTTGGACGTTTGTTCTGCGGGTAAGTTAAGTCCTCTCTTGTAGGGACATTTAAGTGTTGTTTGTTTTTTACTCTGCATACCtaattatgtcttatgtctgcggaCGGGCGGGCGGGCGTGCGGACATTTTTGTTGCACCTGCTGACTGTTTGTTTTTTCGAAGAAAAAAGATAAAATAATATCTTATTTTGTCTGTAATCATGCAACATTATAAATGTGCTTCTAATTGTTGCATACAAATAAATCTGAAATCTTcagacagtttttttttttttttttctgagtaATTTGaaaaagcataataataatttgactaatTTCAAAGCAAAAATGAATATGTCTAGCCGTATGTTTGAAAATAAGTGTTTGTTCTGACTAGTGGAACTGATTGTTTGATAGACTAGGATCAGCTCGAGCGGTTAACAGGCGTTATATAAGCGATTGTGTGCCTCTAAAACTAAGAATGAAAGCATCTGCTGGTTTTGTGAGTGCTAGTGCCCTTGGAATGGCGTGTGGTCCAGCTCTTGCGTGTCTATTTCAAACGCAATTTAAGATCTTTGGGCTCACCTTTAACCAGGACACTTTACCTGGATGGTTCATGGCATTTGCATGGTTCGTCTATTTACTATGGTTATCGGTGTCTTTCAGAGAGCCTCCACTTCATAAACAAGAGATTATCGGAAAACACGAATCATCTGGTATGCTGTTCGCCAATTTTTAACTTAATCGTGACGTTGTTATTGTAGTCATAAATAACACATTTAACTATACATGTATATATAACTTTGTTAAAATGAACCAACCAGTACTACTAATATGACCCATTTCAAATTTTCAACTTGTATGGACacatttgacccgttacccaagttGCTTATTCTGCCACTTTTAATTCAGAAAGGAAAAGAAAACAAACTTGAAAGgattagttgttttgtatgttgttaTGGGCAGATACCGTTGTAGAAACCGGTCTCGCTGAGCCATTACTTTTGGGTTTGGAGAAAATTCAACAAGATGAAGATGAAAAACAAAAATGTGATGAATCATCTGAGGGAAGTCGTAAGCCCGTGACATCTATTATGTCTGCATATCGGTTGCTTACTCCATCTGTCAAGGTTTATTTCCATCTTTCCTTATAAAAATCAAAATGGGCCAAGTTTAAAAGTTAGCTACTTTTTGGATAAAGAATGGTTTAATGGGTCACTTAGGTCTAATGGGTTGAAGGCCACCAAAAAGTGTATGTAAAACGCCTAAACATAGTAAATCGTTCTATTTCTTGACGTAAAGTTATCATCATTAAAGTATCACTTTCTTAATCATAATTAACACATTAATTATTTATAAAACTTCAGAAAAGAATACAAGTGTTTATGGATTGGGTGACCTGTTTTGACCTGTACTCAAATATAACTCCTTTTGACTTGTTACCCAACTTGCATGAACCGCCTATGTTGCACCTTATATAAAATCAAAGCGACTACCCACTTTCCGATAACTCTAAGCTGCCCGTAAAGCGGGTAGTCGCTCTGGGATTAGTCAGCTCGCAAAGCGAGTCGGATACCAGGTATAaccaaaacaaacaaaaatatcataAATTTTATATTCAAATTATTTGTTTTAAACAGGTTCAATTGATTATTTACTTCATGCTCAAATATGCAATGGAGATTTTACTGGCTGAATCGAGTGTCATCACGGAGTACTACTTTATATGGTCAACGAGCAAAGTGTGCATGTTTCTTGCTTGTCTTGGACTGACTGTTCTTCCTGTAAGCATATTCGTTGGGAGCTACATCTGTAATGTTTTTGAAGAAAGGTAAAAAAAACATTTATAACCTTCAACAGAAAAATAAATGGATAAAAATAGTTAACTTGAGGTTTGACTTTCAATACAGACAAGTTTTGGTGGCTTCAGAGATAATGGTATGCTTGGGTATCGTCTTAAGTTTTCAAGTGTTCGTTCCGTATTCAGCACCTCAATACATTTTCTCAGCTCTTCTAACATTTGTGTCTGCTGAAGTTCTCGAAGGTACATGATAAGCCGGGTCGGTTTAGTAATAGGTCAAAATGGGCCTGGTTGACCCGCAACTCCTTTTTTTCATTGCAAAGTTTTTAAAGTATCTAAGCGCTATTAAATGTGAGTCCAAAATTAGTCTCTGATTATCTTTGAGAAAAACCAGAATAAGGAGGTAATATGACTTAAGACTAGACTTTGGGCTACTTTTAACTACATTTCACCATTAAAGAGTAATTGGGTCAAAATAGCACCCCTCTTTTTATCTTGGATTTTTCCTGTACACTCATAAAGTCCTGAATGGATGTTCTTTCATTATATAATTGAGCGGTTAAATTGTAACGCATCATGACTTTTGATGTTCGATCTTTAGGTGTTAACTTGTCGCTACTATCAAGGGTGATGTCATCTCGCTTATCTCGTGGGACCTACAATGGGGGACTACTATCTACAGAAGCTGGGACATTAGCACGAGTGGTTGCAGACGGAACAATAACGCTAGCAGGATATTGGGGTATGAATAAACTGTTGAATATCACCTTAGTTCCGTCGCTCGTTATCTGTGTGTCCACCATAGTAGCTACCTTTTTTACTTACAACTCGCTTTATTAACTAAGGAACAATAGTACATATATGACAAGTACAAGCAACTTTGGGTTGTGTATGTAAGTGTAAATAGCAGGTGTTAACAAGATAATTAAAGACTGTAATAGATTTGTATTGATCAGTTTTTTTTATAAGACTTTGAATTGATACAACTGTGTTGTTGTTTATTGCATTTGCTAAGTGTGCTTATATGCACATACTATACAACAGCTAATTCTACTTTGGAGTTAGGTGATtcgtgcagcagcgtatacgaaatagttatatatttactacgaaatactattaaatacgatacaattttacacaagttatttatttatttatagagtggatatacctaaaccttgctacaacacttataggcagtgtacctaatcgtacagtacagggatacagtaaacaagtttaacgctataattattttaacctataattgtaaatatatatatatatatatatatatatatatatatatatatatatatatatatataaaagtagtattattattataaaaggggatttttaccgtttaataaccggtttgtcgattttatgtctttagtcacaattaaaacctaatgtaaaatattaaatataaataacttaatttaaagcgtaaagtaaatgacgataaataaaattgcgataaataaaatgacgataaataaaattgcgataattaaaatgacggtaaataaagtacgataagatataaaataaaggaattatgcttatttaaacttccgtaatcatgatgttcgacgtgttgattttagtttattaccatgggttaattgtcctttgtcctagattattcgatatgtccatacggttttgtccataatagtccatcagtcataaatataaagtgccagagtcttcgtcaaattatccttatacccgaagtcaaatattccaactaattggggattcgaactgtaacaaggtcttaatactttgtttaatgaatacaccaggttatcgactgcgtgtaatccaaggttttactactttgttaataattacaccaattacccttgaatgtaatccacccctgttttaatgagtccattaactattaatcaatccccgtgtccggtaaaatgaacgataattcgtatttatagatatcccgcccaccgtacccgattaagcgtatgtgattatatatagatacgtcaaattgtaatctttatattaaattaatgaggtatcatttagttaatataaagcccattaatagctcatagtccaatttccacaagtgtcgttcttttgtccaaaccccaattatagtacaaagcccaattaccccgtctttaatattttgcctaacatcacgattacttcgattaaaataagcataataataacttagctacgagacattaatttaaaaaggttgaacatcacttacaatgagtattaatagcgtagcgttacacggacagaatttcgacttacaaacttaaaacaatcgccactataaccttattattattaatcttaaattaaaattaaaattaaaatataaatataaatataaattgagaagagtgagagatagataaaagGAGTACATAAATCGgccgaaaacgttgcaatttatagaatgtgaattgctacagtgatccatgcgatcgcatggcttttgtgcttcctggccatgcgatcgcatggccccctaggACAGCTCACATTCGCttgttttcttgttgccgacggttttattaaatataatatatatatatatatataattttaagaattatttatatattatattatatttatgtgcatagttgacttgtaattttcgctccgttgcgtcgcgcgttgaaagttggttcatgtcccggttccggattttcgaacgtccttgcgtactatttaatatcttgtactttgcgtttcgcggatcgtactcttgtaacttttagacgtttctcatcaataaattgaaccactttgattgttctttgtactttttagccttttagtcgtttgcgtcttcaaatcgtcgaatctgtcttttgtcttcaccttttattatttaaatgaatatcacttgtaaatagaacaattgcaaccaaaagcttgtctttcttgaagaataatgctatgaaatatatgttcgtttttagcattatcaaatatttccacacttgagcgttgcttgtcctcaagcaatatagaacttgaatataactttactagaatcacttctttattcttcacactttgtacatcagtgattttaatacagcggtatgaacaatgatagtaacgttgtggtttacagtcccacatgactataaaaatttagatccttaaggaaattggatctctatgaaaacatttgatctttttgaaaattcaatcaagattttaacctagacaagttttccgaaaaaacccttcacctgtgtttgcaaaacgtttttgtgggttttgtgggtttcagatttgaaaattttagctcaaaacttgcggttttgtgtcacccacttgctaaccttgtattgggaaagcaacacgtccagtatacttgctccgtatattatctttcggtaaactaccgtccggttgtaaaggaaagcattgaacaagcaactgttaaggcaatgtcccgtaacatgcttttgattatggtctatatcatgtcggatgcaattactatcctttgtaggagcaatagtaaagatcaccctataatttttcggtctggcacaaggtcctgtcttcgaccatgctatgcaaccaccgttcttacggttgacacccgatttggttcaggtgacctaatgaattccggtgaattcttaggattttacgttcaatggtaatgaacgcattgaaaatagggttttcagaaaacaaatcggtttgtaatttgatcaaaatattttctcgttcaagctcgagtttagatatcatcgaattccatgagtttgaattctcaatctttaaggtcaatctcaaggattgagtaatatcaggcttaaaagctgttttttgatctttaaggagattatcctttctggggatctgattcattagtcttataatctAATTTGCACggttccccccattgtacgagacagatcctctcatggttaggataagtctgaccacttggcgaccctgtttgatgctgaggtccgtggatttccagctgattttcgagaaaacttttcaaggtttttcgtagactctacaactggtctggacgacaacttcctgacctaaatcaagaagcgcgtgtatttttctctcggaagactttacttccttttaaatttcatttatattacaataaactgggtaaaactgattaatattgtccaaaacaaaagtatctttaattatttgtacaaaaatatgtgatatatgttctaaataacttggtaaatttttcccacacttggcttttattttcctttctttgcctttttatttccctctattccattttaaatgaattctaacattttgggttgtttctcaatttatgtcctttccgaggtaacaataatttcggtgttaacacctagttttattgttcataaatatgtataaacatgattttgaattcatttatttgaaaattttgaaaatttttactagaattgggtagtcagtatataagactagggctgttctttattatcagagagcactagattctaatacaactactgcgttactatcatttttaatggtaaccaagtgtttaaattaaaaattttaaaaatccgaaagaatttaaccccttcccacacttaagatcttgcaatgccctcatttgcaagaaatcagtaacaatttaaattattgagggtgattagcgtagaaaaataattaaaatttaccaaagttttcaaacatattgttgtttatgttgaatgataaatggtgcacatcatttgttcaatcctgcagttgttatttcacatatatttcgcatcttgtcgtcaaaattagttgcttttgctgaacttaatgccagtctttgaaaaatgcgctgttttaccctgttgtgtacataaaataaaatacatacaatacaaatataaacatgcatggtaatttgaaatgggacttaacatcccactttcaaattataaatacgaaatattagtaacaaaataaaaaaaaatgtgaaaaaattacataaaagtatcacaatattatatgttttaaacataagtaaataaaaataataaaagataaaaatcaccaacgggaactgtatcaatctggaaaggggttccagttcatgtcgtcggtcgggttccacggttggttataggtgtgctgataggcttggttggggtcgtagagagtaaatggtggtcgcatatcgggctggtgtggcggatagtaagaaggtcgggtcggtacatagttatttggtacctgaggtgatagctggctcatgatctgatgctgatgatagtgccatataTCATgccgtcgttgcctggaatgctcgtacacattctcggcatgccactgctcgtactgactatgtctagcctcgtttgtcatttctatctcatctatacgctggtaaacgtcagttacagcctccctaatgacatccctaatgtcatccgcttcctctatttcctcatctgaacctctctctacctgtggatgagagccctgatatggtactgcctgattgtgtcagctctttaatacctttgcaccttgatagacccgcaatcctaaagtctcatcctgttccctacacaccatcagtagacccccttgatccctatctacacccaaatactcttcaatgagagtaacaaaaatacctcctcctattattcccccgtcctgtataccttccaccattttggacagataaaaaccaacacagtaggggatattaacaaagcttctagtgtttcgaatacacttaaggtaaaataaatcgtgtaaggtcattttctccttgttgttacctctttgtgtaatcgaattagctaaaatctatgtataatacgaagctctgctttgttaatatctaaataggagtgtcttcctccccgcgtaaaaacattataatttgacatacgcctccagacggcgtcagcgtcaaaattcctatctaccctttcaccatgataaatcaaatttgtacaatcaggtagtagtaattcagcaggagtgtaaatctgtaaagccctggccatgtacagcatggacatcctgtacatcctacggccaagtaaaagtctaagaaaactcttatcgtctaacctatctacatccttattaaaagctatagtactcattagctcaacacaccactctttatatacaggcctacgagtagtaaataaacgttcccaatcgggaaaagaagagctgccatacctttggattagatgctgcctaactgggttgaccctttccaaaggctcctaaTCGATTACTGTAATAACCCGATTTTTTTTCGTCAACTTTTCGTTGAAAACTTAACAACCGGTACTTAAAATCTACAATtttgtatgttttttttttaaatatactattattaatattgattagattttttttttaaaaaacactaaggttagtgaaaacgagaaaaatatattttaagacaacaaaaagtatgattattaattttaataattattatgttatataataattgagttttgaaaaatcaattttattaattaggatattcttaaactaaactcgagaaaattagtttaaacattcatgttttcagtatcaaatttaaaaatataataaataagtattttatgaaacacacaaaccaggtatgacgtcaagagtttaaaaggtttcaaataatatatatatataatttttttataaatataaaattaaccagtcattgaatcatattaagataaaatacattggatcttagctaaaggataaaaatttaattataacatgtgactatacagtaatacccgtgtttacctaattattatacccgtgatatatctatttacctgtgactacacattaatacccgtgtatattaattattacatccgtgatatctattattgagatagaaatatacccgtgacatatctatctatttataaccctaattcatttcatcaaacacacacatacgtacatattcttcccctcctcaagaacacccactactattcatcatcatcatcaatctttcatcctcaagaacaccttcaataatcacttgatcataaaatcgtttacatattcggactcctctcgaagagctctacacatctataccaacaatttcttgattagggtaagttttaaaaactctaatttttgggttttcatgtttttgttacattttaggttagatatagtgtctagtgctcaagtccttgtatgtatgcatgatagtattcgttaatttgatcgtttgatgactttttgatgaatcacgaatttgttttgtgagaGGTCATAAACTTGAACTTGttgaatatataatattatgagataatcagaatcctcttgaaaaactaataagtttgggctttggaatttcgaattttcgttaccgtatgctcatgttatgcttaattgaagttttaactcgtttttatgaatgatcacgtttttcattaatataatactgatatgaacatgatatttttagtttatgaaatgtttatatatgaaatccttgtgaaaaattaataagtttgctcgAAAGAATCATCGAATTTCGTTAAGAATTGCTCTCGTTATGTTTATTTGAAGTTTTAACTTGTTTATGtttaaatccgaattttctg
The window above is part of the Rutidosis leptorrhynchoides isolate AG116_Rl617_1_P2 chromosome 1, CSIRO_AGI_Rlap_v1, whole genome shotgun sequence genome. Proteins encoded here:
- the LOC139874134 gene encoding SPX domain-containing membrane protein At4g22990-like isoform X1; the protein is MVAFGKKLKELQIQEWQGYYIDYKILKKKVKRYTQQNEVVVQDRDYVLRDFSQMLDEQIEKVVLFLLIRQGQLASRLSALADHYDESLSDEPRHESIMELRESYRDVGRDLLRLLFFVEMNAIGLRKILKKFDKRFGYRFTDYYVKTRANHPYSQLRQVFKHVVKHYKHKKEKTITCVCTGVSAVVGSITRNLADLQDNNRRYVSIYDYPTLHISDPIIESIKEAESRLMNSTDFLHYLGKHAFIMQDELPSPSSKEHHVMNERYHFMSLILNLVNTFLYMVNTYIIVPTADDYSMSLGAAATVCGVVIGSMAVAQVFSSVYFSAWSNKSYIRPLIFSSIVLLMGNTMYALAYDLNSIYVLLVGRLFCGLGSARAVNRRYISDCVPLKLRMKASAGFVSASALGMACGPALACLFQTQFKIFGLTFNQDTLPGWFMAFAWFVYLLWLSVSFREPPLHKQEIIGKHESSDTVVETGLAEPLLLGLEKIQQDEDEKQKCDESSEGSRKPVTSIMSAYRLLTPSVKVQLIIYFMLKYAMEILLAESSVITEYYFIWSTSKVCMFLACLGLTVLPVSIFVGSYICNVFEERQVLVASEIMVCLGIVLSFQVFVPYSAPQYIFSALLTFVSAEVLEGVNLSLLSRVMSSRLSRGTYNGGLLSTEAGTLARVVADGTITLAGYWGMNKLLNITLVPSLVICVSTIVATFFTYNSLY
- the LOC139874134 gene encoding SPX domain-containing membrane protein At4g22990-like isoform X2, whose protein sequence is MVAFGKKLKELQIQEWQGYYIDYKILKKKVKRYTQQNEVVVQDRDYVLRDFSQMLDEQIEKVVLFLLIRQGQLASRLSALADHYDESLSDEPRHESIMELRESYRDVGRDLLRLLFFVEMNAIGLRKILKKFDKRFGYRFTDYYVKTRANHPYSQLRQVFKHVGVSAVVGSITRNLADLQDNNRRYVSIYDYPTLHISDPIIESIKEAESRLMNSTDFLHYLGKHAFIMQDELPSPSSKEHHVMNERYHFMSLILNLVNTFLYMVNTYIIVPTADDYSMSLGAAATVCGVVIGSMAVAQVFSSVYFSAWSNKSYIRPLIFSSIVLLMGNTMYALAYDLNSIYVLLVGRLFCGLGSARAVNRRYISDCVPLKLRMKASAGFVSASALGMACGPALACLFQTQFKIFGLTFNQDTLPGWFMAFAWFVYLLWLSVSFREPPLHKQEIIGKHESSDTVVETGLAEPLLLGLEKIQQDEDEKQKCDESSEGSRKPVTSIMSAYRLLTPSVKVQLIIYFMLKYAMEILLAESSVITEYYFIWSTSKVCMFLACLGLTVLPVSIFVGSYICNVFEERQVLVASEIMVCLGIVLSFQVFVPYSAPQYIFSALLTFVSAEVLEGVNLSLLSRVMSSRLSRGTYNGGLLSTEAGTLARVVADGTITLAGYWGMNKLLNITLVPSLVICVSTIVATFFTYNSLY